From a region of the Paenibacillus segetis genome:
- a CDS encoding class D sortase: MKVKVVSIALIVIGILVLCYPKLSEVYYDYQQQKLVKEWENSLQNIQSIDEPTPTDREAEKSSNELTNDGTDDHIEVTTKPDFSSYKNMEGILVIDKIDLLLPILHGATNENMKTTVASIVNTGKAGEVGNYAIAGHRNRTFGRNFNRLDELEIGDTIEVDNGDTQFAYMVTEKFRVKPDEVWVLEGNDKDKEITLVTCDPMVNPTHRLIIQGKIVD, translated from the coding sequence ATGAAAGTGAAAGTCGTATCTATAGCGCTAATTGTTATTGGAATTCTAGTACTGTGTTATCCCAAACTCTCTGAAGTATATTATGATTATCAGCAACAAAAGCTGGTTAAGGAGTGGGAGAACAGCCTGCAGAATATTCAGAGTATTGATGAACCAACTCCTACGGATCGTGAAGCAGAGAAGTCCAGTAACGAATTGACCAATGATGGAACGGATGACCACATTGAGGTGACAACAAAGCCTGATTTTAGTAGCTATAAGAATATGGAAGGCATTTTGGTGATCGACAAGATCGATTTGCTATTACCTATTCTTCATGGGGCAACGAACGAGAATATGAAGACTACTGTTGCTAGTATCGTTAATACGGGGAAGGCCGGCGAAGTTGGAAACTATGCGATAGCAGGACATCGCAATCGTACATTCGGAAGAAACTTTAATCGACTTGATGAATTAGAAATTGGAGATACGATTGAAGTTGATAACGGAGATACTCAATTTGCATATATGGTAACAGAGAAATTTCGCGTGAAGCCTGACGAAGTATGGGTATTGGAAGGTAATGACAAAGACAAAGAAATCACATTGGTCACCTGTGATCCCATGGTAAACCCAACGCATCGCCTTATTATACAAGGAAAAATAGTAGATTAG
- a CDS encoding glycosyl hydrolase family 18 protein has product MRLKKVKKVSVIMLLVLIMVFSAIPLTAFGAAPWAPNTAYKTGDLVTYGTDTYSCVQGHTSLVGWEPPNVPALWSKQAAPADPQPPTAPTNVMASNITTESVTLSWTASTDNVGVTGYDVYNGTTLAGSTTTTTFTVSSLTPSTTYSFTVKAKDAAGNISTASSSVNATTLAIVPDTQPPTAPTNITTSNVTSNSVTLNWTASTDNVGVKGYDVYKDSALAGSSTSTSYIVTGLSASTAYTFTITAKDEAGNVSVASAPVSVTTGAADTVPPTAPTNLAAPTITASSVSLSWTVSTDNVGVKGYDVYNGTTLAGSSNTTSYTVTGLAPNTAYTFTVKAKDDAGNVSAASNALTVTTLPQNPSQYEIIGYFPSWAAYNTPSFTPANIDATKVTVINYAFLDICWNGRHGNPSTSSDNPNPNTWTCQNGDGTPNNAPNGSIVLGDPMTDGTADGGYNQLVKARQLKNTNPNLKLFASVGGWTWSNQFSNTANDPVTRGNFATSAVNFLRQYQFDGIDIDWEYPNSIGVPCASGQTCQRTADKANYILLLQTLRQALDTAGQQDGKHYYITIASSANSSFLADAGGTNNWLSKAAQYLDWINIMTYDYYGPWDATSGIVSPLYNDPANTNGNSQFNINSTVTNYLNKGIPANKITVGEPFYGYGWTGCNAGPNNNGLYQSCTGAATGGSDGSTYDFAYLQSTGILSADSTGKYTVAGQGYTRYWNSVTQTPFLYNPTTKIFVTYDDEQSIHLKNEFIKTKGLRGAMFWELNADKNRSLQTVVSNDLPH; this is encoded by the coding sequence ATTAGATTGAAAAAGGTCAAAAAGGTTAGTGTTATCATGCTTCTCGTCCTCATCATGGTATTCTCAGCTATACCATTAACTGCCTTCGGTGCTGCACCTTGGGCGCCTAATACAGCCTATAAAACAGGCGATCTCGTTACCTATGGAACTGACACCTATAGTTGTGTGCAAGGACATACCTCTCTCGTTGGATGGGAACCGCCAAACGTCCCTGCACTTTGGAGCAAACAAGCGGCACCTGCCGACCCGCAGCCACCGACTGCTCCAACGAATGTTATGGCTAGCAATATAACAACAGAATCCGTTACCCTTAGTTGGACGGCATCTACCGATAATGTCGGTGTTACAGGCTATGACGTCTATAACGGAACGACACTTGCAGGTTCAACTACAACCACAACGTTCACCGTTTCAAGCTTAACTCCAAGTACAACCTATTCCTTCACTGTTAAAGCGAAAGATGCTGCGGGTAACATTTCCACTGCAAGCTCATCTGTAAACGCTACAACATTGGCTATTGTTCCGGATACCCAGCCTCCGACAGCACCAACGAATATAACAACCAGCAACGTGACAAGTAATTCGGTTACATTAAACTGGACGGCTTCAACGGATAATGTGGGTGTTAAAGGTTATGATGTGTACAAGGATTCCGCGCTTGCCGGATCTTCGACAAGTACTTCCTATATAGTGACGGGTTTGAGTGCTAGTACCGCATACACGTTCACGATCACAGCGAAAGATGAGGCAGGTAATGTATCAGTAGCCAGCGCACCTGTCAGCGTAACGACAGGCGCAGCAGACACGGTGCCACCAACGGCACCGACAAACTTAGCGGCACCTACAATAACTGCAAGCTCTGTATCATTAAGCTGGACCGTTTCGACAGACAACGTCGGCGTCAAAGGCTACGATGTATATAATGGTACGACACTTGCTGGCTCTTCGAATACAACATCCTACACGGTTACAGGTTTAGCTCCGAATACCGCGTACACTTTTACTGTAAAAGCAAAGGATGATGCGGGTAATGTTTCCGCTGCCAGCAATGCACTCACCGTTACAACACTTCCTCAAAATCCATCGCAATATGAGATTATCGGCTACTTCCCAAGCTGGGCTGCTTACAATACACCGTCCTTTACGCCTGCTAATATTGATGCAACAAAAGTAACTGTCATCAACTATGCATTCCTTGATATCTGCTGGAACGGCAGACATGGCAATCCTTCTACAAGCTCGGATAATCCAAATCCAAATACTTGGACCTGTCAAAACGGCGATGGCACTCCAAATAATGCTCCGAACGGTTCTATCGTGCTTGGAGATCCAATGACTGACGGTACGGCAGATGGCGGATACAACCAATTGGTTAAGGCTAGACAGCTTAAGAACACGAATCCAAATCTTAAATTATTCGCTTCTGTCGGCGGTTGGACATGGTCCAATCAATTCTCCAACACGGCGAATGATCCTGTTACTAGAGGCAACTTTGCTACTTCTGCCGTGAATTTCTTGCGTCAATATCAATTCGATGGCATCGACATCGATTGGGAATACCCGAACAGCATCGGCGTACCTTGCGCGTCGGGTCAAACCTGCCAACGTACAGCTGACAAGGCGAACTACATCCTTCTACTCCAAACGCTTCGCCAAGCTCTTGATACGGCTGGACAACAGGATGGCAAACACTACTATATTACGATTGCTTCCAGCGCTAACTCCAGCTTCCTTGCTGATGCAGGCGGCACCAATAACTGGTTATCAAAAGCTGCACAGTATTTGGACTGGATCAACATCATGACCTACGACTACTATGGTCCATGGGATGCTACAAGCGGCATCGTATCACCACTGTATAACGACCCTGCCAACACAAATGGCAACAGCCAATTCAACATCAATTCCACAGTAACCAACTACTTGAATAAAGGCATCCCTGCCAATAAGATTACCGTAGGCGAACCATTCTATGGCTATGGCTGGACTGGATGTAACGCAGGTCCAAATAACAACGGATTGTATCAAAGCTGTACTGGTGCAGCCACGGGTGGTTCAGACGGCTCGACGTATGACTTTGCCTACCTGCAAAGTACCGGCATACTGTCTGCTGATTCCACAGGTAAATATACCGTTGCAGGGCAAGGTTATACCCGCTATTGGAACAGCGTGACGCAAACGCCATTCCTTTATAATCCAACTACGAAAATCTTTGTTACGTATGATGATGAGCAATCCATTCATTTGAAAAATGAGTTTATCAAAACCAAAGGTTTACGCGGTGCGATGTTCTGGGAATTAAACGCTGACAAAAACCGCTCATTGCAAACTGTCGTGTCTAATGACTTACCTCATTAA
- a CDS encoding NADPH-dependent FMN reductase, producing MSKLNIGIILGSTRQGRLSPQVGEWVKSVADGRGDANYEIVDIADFKLPLLGEADATEQATAWNTKLASLDGFVFIVQEYNHSISASLKNALDYARDAWNNKAAGIVSYGSVGGARAAEHLRGILGELSVADVRVHPALSLFTDFENGTVFKPADLHLTNVNGMLDQVIAWSGALKTLR from the coding sequence ATGTCAAAATTAAACATCGGAATTATTTTAGGAAGCACCCGTCAAGGTCGTTTAAGCCCACAAGTTGGGGAATGGGTAAAAAGTGTGGCTGATGGGCGCGGAGATGCGAATTATGAAATCGTTGATATCGCTGACTTCAAGCTACCACTTCTTGGGGAAGCAGATGCTACAGAACAAGCAACTGCTTGGAATACCAAACTTGCTAGCTTAGATGGGTTCGTATTTATCGTACAAGAATACAATCACAGTATTTCAGCATCATTGAAGAACGCACTTGATTATGCACGTGATGCTTGGAATAATAAGGCGGCAGGGATCGTAAGTTATGGCTCCGTAGGTGGTGCTCGCGCAGCTGAACATCTTCGTGGAATCTTGGGAGAACTATCCGTAGCAGACGTTCGTGTGCATCCGGCATTGTCACTATTCACTGATTTTGAGAACGGAACTGTGTTCAAACCAGCTGATCTTCACCTGACCAATGTGAATGGCATGCTTGACCAAGTCATTGCTTGGAGCGGCGCATTGAAAACTTTACGCTAA
- a CDS encoding response regulator, translating to MKLKVIIVDDERLALRRMEKLLEEQIEVEVSLDLIGTFVNSYDALEAARREPLHLAFLDIEMPEIDGFELANRLLEIQPQLQIVFTTAHQEYAVKAFEMNALDYLLKPVNQSRLAITLQRAAVSAARTTEIITETDNIKLCLLKNIHYIDTYGAVQSFPWKTLKACELFAYLVYHHDNTVNKQTLIDLLWPDQDIERSTTQLHTAIYQIRKIIKEIDLIYLELKYKDGGYSFVLGELKLDVEEWESRVRQAPDVTSDTLDQHLSIMSLYSGDFLEEHRYIWAEYEQERIRLIWLNHMKQIAECYSSLEQYTEAMLLYQKIVERMPYVEDGYFGLMKIYSILNHQLEVRKQYQIISNKLQEEFEVTPSKELTEWYHEWSNNM from the coding sequence ATGAAACTAAAAGTTATTATTGTAGACGATGAACGTCTTGCCTTAAGAAGAATGGAGAAATTATTAGAAGAACAGATTGAAGTCGAAGTTAGTCTTGATTTGATCGGAACTTTTGTGAATTCATATGATGCTTTAGAAGCGGCTCGACGAGAACCGCTACACTTGGCTTTTTTAGATATTGAGATGCCGGAGATTGATGGGTTTGAATTGGCTAATCGATTGCTGGAAATTCAGCCGCAGCTTCAGATTGTGTTCACTACTGCGCATCAAGAATATGCTGTGAAAGCATTTGAGATGAATGCACTCGATTACTTGTTGAAGCCTGTAAATCAAAGTAGATTAGCTATCACTCTACAACGTGCTGCGGTATCAGCCGCGAGAACTACAGAAATCATTACAGAAACGGACAATATAAAACTATGTTTGTTGAAAAATATACATTATATAGATACGTATGGAGCGGTGCAGTCTTTTCCATGGAAGACGTTAAAAGCATGTGAGTTATTTGCTTACCTTGTATATCATCACGATAATACAGTGAATAAGCAAACGCTAATCGATTTATTATGGCCGGATCAAGATATTGAGAGATCGACTACGCAATTACATACTGCAATTTATCAGATTCGTAAAATTATAAAAGAAATTGATTTGATTTATCTTGAATTGAAATATAAAGATGGAGGATATAGTTTTGTATTGGGAGAATTAAAGTTGGATGTTGAAGAATGGGAGAGCCGTGTACGTCAGGCTCCTGATGTAACCTCGGATACGTTGGATCAACATTTGTCTATCATGTCGTTATACAGTGGAGATTTTCTGGAAGAACATCGATATATTTGGGCGGAGTATGAACAAGAACGGATTCGTTTGATCTGGTTGAATCATATGAAGCAAATCGCGGAGTGTTACTCGTCGCTTGAACAATATACAGAGGCTATGTTGTTGTACCAAAAGATTGTGGAAAGAATGCCTTATGTGGAAGACGGTTATTTTGGCTTAATGAAAATTTATTCGATATTAAATCATCAACTAGAAGTCAGAAAACAGTATCAGATCATTTCAAATAAGCTACAAGAGGAATTTGAAGTGACTCCTAGCAAGGAGTTAACAGAATGGTATCATGAATGGAGCAACAATATGTAA
- a CDS encoding collagen binding domain-containing protein gives MKKRSIAVLLAFLLVFQIFSSAGTLGIVKAAEKTDRISFTKVELSEEKDSDIIAVIKDAVENYDPNYQFSLDKQIYVKYAWKLEGGHDFWKDDTYTFNLPEGLKLEKDITGPLNDFGTFTAFKDTGKVVLTFNENVRDSEELDSDGSEVFGDLQFWAYIDDGKIPAGSNTVDIVFNNHPITVNVKPSGNHNSVNKTGNVISDPVEGKVIEWTIDVNKNLEKIDNAQVVDPIPSGLELFGAVTIDKLNVALSNGNVSVEPGSTITIANPTVNSSNELTINFADVLNNTGSIDGAYRITFKTKITQEMDEAAVPFENTAKLTGNKPNNPPIEYKGEDTVTITPVKVLQKAGGKSNPDHSIDWEIKYNFGERSLTDPVITDLFDNKHVLDGTVKVYEVDANGNKTGSPVNIFSQSTDVTNVTGSDEKNGFILSHTGTITKPYIIEYKTKPASDVTEGYTVNNNVFDNNGKTATSSGGVSQNFYSKSHSEVDYNNKTIKWTVHINKDKYNMTGGVYTDTFPLGKNGKPALKLVGNVNVTKDGNGLDGTVTPDQDGKGFTVTGLSGETHYTITYVTTFDFEESSLDSLIANYKNVGNFKWDQDTRPNKPGTTFEDTFTPNPGDHWQWTNNGKKEGKYSAATKTISWNIGFNYGQKLMTDAVITDKLTDIQSFNKDSLKIYEVIVNSNGSITESAIPVYEHGVTNGFVTVQEPSAANENTLKISFSQLINKQAYIVKFTTSVDDQKFDNSHQTISNTAIVSHNDSNNEKYTSSLTNSVQVPKAGTYISKTGISEQNDSSVPSNKDKYKINWEIKINEAQSKIKNVKVSDTPSENQILLGKNNFKLYSATYNNNNVLEQGSEIVNPVEEENHIYNLKIAEDGTSFELSFVREIDSAYILKYSTYVDAEEGTTVSVSNAAKLTADDIKNSSTTSQVPYSFALSGGTGNANALTGDVVVNKTGDDGKPLANVEFKLLRTNGSTLRTETTGPDGKLEFKQVRYGNYILKEVAAPKYYNLDGTGETKVSINAITTKDSTEAIEMNIKNIKKKFGNLTIKKVDNADNTKLLPGATFELYEKEGYPTTKKLVVSGTTGTDGTLTFNGEAHEIYQGIDYVLVEKTAPYGYYVLNNGLKEVILTQADTDLTIENSQNPVGHIAITKVDQTDNSIVLPGAEFELYHKDFPTVKVDTQVTGTDGIATFKNIPYGEYIVKESKAPYGYQVNATIDNITLNATMIDVANTVTATVKDEKAPTGELDVTKVAKHDKNLPLPNAEFELRDADGILRATGKTNAQGKLELFEAGTTTAIIELPIGEYSLKETKAPVGYILTGNGITDVKVVDGSTTPEPYKIENQIYIPTPGGGGGGGGGVPPVSPTPTPSPSPSPSPDPGTEPSPTPTPTPVPTEPGNTATPKPEGPKDKVTTPKDKPVKGKVDVPKDTTPKVKEKPKHGKVTVDPKGKWVYTPKEGYVGKDSFTIKVTDKDGNEEEYVIDVDVLPKGGTTGDQGSSTNTGKTLPKTGESSHLPLQVAGLALIVLGGSLLIFRKKRLLQK, from the coding sequence ATGAAGAAGAGATCTATAGCGGTGCTGCTGGCATTTTTGCTCGTATTTCAGATTTTTAGCTCTGCGGGGACATTGGGGATTGTGAAGGCGGCAGAAAAAACAGATAGAATATCCTTTACGAAGGTCGAACTTAGTGAGGAGAAAGATAGTGATATAATTGCTGTGATTAAAGATGCAGTTGAAAATTACGACCCCAACTATCAGTTTTCGCTGGATAAACAAATCTATGTGAAGTATGCATGGAAGCTGGAAGGTGGGCATGATTTCTGGAAAGATGATACTTATACCTTTAATCTGCCAGAAGGTCTTAAGCTTGAAAAAGATATTACTGGTCCACTCAACGATTTTGGTACATTTACAGCATTTAAAGATACAGGTAAAGTTGTTCTAACCTTTAATGAGAATGTCCGGGACTCGGAGGAACTAGATTCAGATGGAAGTGAAGTATTCGGAGATCTTCAATTTTGGGCCTATATAGACGATGGGAAAATTCCAGCAGGCTCAAATACGGTAGATATTGTCTTCAACAACCATCCAATCACCGTAAACGTTAAGCCGTCTGGTAACCATAATTCAGTAAACAAGACAGGAAACGTTATTTCCGATCCTGTAGAAGGAAAGGTTATTGAATGGACAATCGATGTTAATAAGAATCTGGAGAAAATTGATAATGCACAAGTGGTTGATCCAATTCCTTCAGGGTTAGAGCTATTCGGAGCGGTTACAATTGATAAGCTAAATGTAGCTCTTTCTAATGGAAATGTATCAGTTGAACCTGGTTCCACGATAACCATTGCTAATCCAACGGTTAACTCTTCCAATGAACTTACTATAAACTTTGCAGATGTTCTAAATAATACTGGCAGCATTGATGGAGCCTACAGAATTACTTTTAAGACAAAGATTACACAAGAAATGGACGAAGCTGCTGTACCATTCGAAAACACAGCTAAATTGACAGGTAATAAGCCAAATAATCCTCCTATAGAGTATAAAGGTGAAGATACCGTTACAATTACCCCAGTAAAAGTATTGCAAAAAGCAGGCGGTAAATCTAATCCAGATCATAGTATAGATTGGGAGATCAAGTACAATTTTGGTGAGAGATCTTTGACCGATCCCGTTATTACAGATTTATTCGATAACAAACATGTACTTGATGGAACTGTCAAAGTGTATGAAGTAGACGCAAATGGAAATAAAACAGGTTCTCCTGTTAATATTTTTAGCCAGTCTACTGATGTAACAAATGTAACAGGCTCTGATGAAAAAAATGGTTTTATTCTTTCACATACCGGTACTATTACAAAACCATATATTATAGAATACAAAACAAAACCTGCGTCGGATGTAACTGAAGGCTACACTGTTAACAACAATGTATTTGACAACAATGGCAAGACTGCTACTTCCTCAGGTGGAGTCTCGCAAAACTTCTATAGTAAATCCCATAGCGAAGTAGACTACAATAATAAAACCATCAAATGGACAGTTCATATTAATAAAGATAAATACAATATGACGGGTGGTGTCTACACAGATACATTCCCACTTGGTAAGAATGGCAAGCCTGCTCTTAAATTAGTGGGCAATGTTAATGTAACGAAAGATGGAAACGGACTTGATGGAACCGTTACACCAGATCAGGATGGTAAAGGTTTTACAGTAACTGGTCTTAGCGGAGAAACACATTATACCATTACGTATGTAACGACGTTTGATTTTGAGGAGTCCTCATTGGATTCTCTCATCGCTAATTACAAAAACGTAGGTAACTTCAAGTGGGATCAAGATACAAGACCAAATAAACCAGGCACTACATTTGAAGATACTTTTACTCCAAATCCAGGGGATCACTGGCAATGGACTAACAATGGTAAAAAAGAAGGTAAGTACAGTGCTGCTACAAAAACCATCTCATGGAATATAGGTTTTAACTATGGTCAAAAGCTAATGACGGATGCTGTTATTACAGATAAATTGACTGATATTCAGAGCTTCAATAAAGATTCCTTGAAGATTTATGAAGTTATTGTTAACAGTAATGGATCAATAACAGAAAGTGCTATCCCTGTATATGAACATGGAGTAACAAATGGATTTGTAACAGTTCAGGAGCCTTCTGCAGCTAATGAAAATACACTTAAAATTTCATTTTCTCAACTTATTAATAAACAAGCTTATATCGTGAAATTTACAACTTCAGTTGACGATCAAAAATTCGATAACAGTCACCAAACGATTTCTAATACTGCTATTGTGTCTCATAATGATAGCAACAATGAGAAATATACATCTAGTTTGACTAACTCAGTCCAAGTGCCAAAAGCTGGAACGTATATTTCTAAAACAGGAATTTCAGAGCAAAATGATTCATCTGTCCCATCTAATAAAGATAAATATAAAATTAACTGGGAAATAAAAATTAATGAAGCACAATCAAAAATTAAAAATGTTAAGGTTTCTGATACACCAAGTGAAAACCAAATATTGCTGGGCAAAAATAACTTTAAGCTGTACAGTGCCACTTATAATAACAACAATGTATTAGAGCAGGGTTCTGAAATTGTTAATCCAGTGGAAGAAGAGAATCACATCTATAATCTGAAGATTGCAGAAGATGGTACTAGTTTTGAATTATCTTTTGTGAGAGAAATTGATTCAGCATATATTTTGAAATATTCCACTTACGTTGACGCTGAAGAAGGTACCACAGTCTCTGTATCCAATGCGGCAAAATTAACTGCAGATGACATTAAAAATTCTTCAACTACAAGTCAAGTCCCTTACAGCTTCGCACTATCAGGCGGTACTGGTAACGCTAATGCACTGACTGGTGACGTTGTAGTTAATAAAACGGGCGATGACGGTAAACCGCTGGCTAATGTTGAATTTAAGCTTCTTCGTACTAATGGATCTACTTTGCGTACTGAAACAACTGGTCCAGATGGAAAGCTAGAATTTAAACAAGTTAGATATGGTAATTATATCCTGAAAGAGGTTGCAGCCCCTAAATACTACAACTTAGATGGAACAGGTGAAACTAAAGTTAGTATTAATGCTATTACTACAAAAGATTCAACTGAAGCTATTGAAATGAATATTAAAAACATCAAGAAGAAATTCGGTAACTTGACCATTAAAAAGGTAGACAATGCTGATAATACCAAGTTACTTCCTGGTGCAACTTTTGAACTTTATGAGAAGGAAGGTTACCCTACAACTAAAAAGCTTGTAGTAAGTGGTACTACAGGCACAGACGGCACTTTAACGTTTAATGGTGAAGCACATGAAATTTACCAGGGTATTGATTATGTATTGGTAGAGAAGACGGCTCCTTATGGCTATTATGTGTTAAATAATGGTCTTAAAGAAGTTATTCTTACTCAAGCAGATACAGATTTAACGATTGAAAACTCTCAAAATCCGGTTGGTCATATCGCAATTACAAAGGTTGATCAAACGGATAACAGTATTGTTTTACCCGGAGCAGAGTTTGAGTTATACCACAAAGACTTCCCGACAGTTAAAGTTGACACACAAGTGACGGGTACTGACGGAATAGCAACTTTCAAGAATATTCCTTATGGTGAATACATCGTTAAAGAATCAAAAGCTCCTTATGGATATCAGGTAAATGCTACTATTGATAATATCACGCTAAATGCGACGATGATCGATGTCGCCAACACTGTAACTGCTACCGTTAAGGATGAAAAAGCACCAACAGGCGAGCTTGACGTAACAAAGGTTGCTAAACACGATAAAAACTTGCCACTTCCTAACGCTGAATTCGAGCTGCGTGATGCTGATGGCATATTACGTGCGACAGGCAAAACCAATGCTCAAGGTAAATTGGAGCTGTTTGAGGCAGGCACAACAACAGCTATTATTGAGCTCCCAATTGGAGAGTACTCATTGAAAGAAACTAAGGCACCAGTTGGTTATATATTGACTGGCAATGGCATTACTGATGTCAAAGTAGTTGATGGCAGCACTACTCCTGAACCATACAAAATCGAGAACCAAATTTATATTCCAACTCCTGGTGGCGGAGGAGGAGGTGGTGGTGGAGTTCCTCCAGTAAGTCCTACCCCAACACCAAGCCCATCACCTAGTCCAAGTCCAGATCCGGGTACGGAGCCAAGTCCGACTCCTACTCCAACACCGGTACCGACTGAACCGGGCAACACAGCTACACCTAAACCAGAAGGGCCTAAAGACAAGGTGACAACGCCGAAGGACAAGCCTGTAAAGGGTAAGGTTGATGTTCCGAAAGATACCACGCCGAAGGTGAAGGAGAAACCTAAGCATGGTAAAGTTACCGTAGATCCAAAGGGTAAATGGGTGTACACGCCGAAGGAAGGATATGTAGGCAAGGATTCATTTACGATTAAAGTAACTGATAAAGATGGTAATGAAGAGGAATATGTTATAGATGTTGATGTATTACCTAAAGGCGGGACTACTGGTGATCAGGGTTCGTCAACAAACACGGGGAAGACACTTCCAAAAACAGGAGAATCAAGTCATTTACCGCTTCAAGTAGCTGGCTTAGCTCTGATCGTTCTTGGTGGAAGCCTGCTAATCTTCCGGAAAAAAAGACTGCTTCAAAAATAA
- a CDS encoding NADPH-dependent FMN reductase, producing MSKLNIGIILGSTRQGRLSPQVGEWVKSVADGRGDANYEIVDIADFKLPLLGEADATEQATAWNTKLASLDGFVFIVQEYNHSISASLKNALDYARDAWNNKAAGIVSYGSVGGARAAEHLRGILGELSVADVRVHPALSLFTDFENGTVFKPADLHLTNVNGMLDQVIAWSGALKTLR from the coding sequence ATGTCAAAATTAAACATCGGAATTATTTTAGGAAGCACCCGCCAAGGTCGCTTAAGCCCACAAGTTGGGGAATGGGTAAAAAGTGTGGCTGATGGGCGCGGAGATGCAAATTATGAAATCGTTGATATCGCTGACTTCAAGCTACCACTTCTTGGGGAAGCAGATGCTACGGAACAAGCAACTGCATGGAATACCAAACTTGCTAGCTTGGATGGCTTTGTATTTATCGTTCAAGAATACAACCACAGTATTTCAGCATCATTGAAGAACGCACTTGATTATGCACGTGATGCTTGGAACAATAAGGCGGCAGGGATCGTAAGTTATGGCTCCGTAGGTGGCGCTCGCGCAGCTGAACATCTTCGTGGAATCTTGGGAGAACTATCCGTAGCAGACGTTCGTGTACATCCGGCATTGTCACTATTCACTGATTTTGAGAACGGAACTGTGTTCAAACCAGCTGATCTTCACCTGACCAATGTGAATGGCATGCTTGACCAAGTCATTGCTTGGAGCGGTGCATTGAAAACTTTGCGTTAA